The window CCATGTAGTTGATTAAAATGCCGAAGACCGGCTCCACGGTGCTCTGCCGCTTCTTCTTCATCCACTCTGCATGTCTGGTGGAGAGTCTTTCTTTAGCTCGTTCATATTCTGCTCTGTAGTAGGTGATGTCGATTTTCTTTTCCTTCTGTTTTTCTCCCAGGCAGCTTTCTTTCAAGGGGCAGCCCTTGCAGTCACTTCTGGTGGTGAAGTACTGGCGCTGCAGGCTGTCTTGAGCCGAGAACTTTACTTTTCTAAAAGTGGCTTTCTTTCCCTGGGGGCAGATCCATACATCCTGCTCTTGATCATAGATAAAGCCATCAGGACCTCCTTTGTAGGTGCCATGCACTGGAATATAAGCCTGGATATTTAGCTTTTCCAGAAGGACATAGTTCTCGCCAGAGCAATAGGCTCCATCAGCTAAGACTGATTTTAAGCCAAGGTCAAAAGATAGGAGTCTTTGGGTGGTTTCTTCCACTACTCTGGGCAGGCACTGACTATCTTTTTGGTCAGAGAGATCAGCCTGTGCATGCACAATCACATGATGGGCAGTATCTACAGCTAACTGGTTGAAGTAGCAAAGTTGCCTTCTTTTGCCGGGCTTCACAGCTATTCTGGCATCAGGGTCAACTGGAGAATAGTGGGTCTTGTTGGAGGTAAAGCGGGCTTGTTTTAAGCTGCCCCCTGGAGTGGTAAGCTGCCGGGAGTGCCAGTGCTGTTGCCTGCTTTCTATCTGCTGGAGCTCTTGTTTTGAAGCAGTGACTGTCTGCTGCTCTTTGCTGGCCTTATTCTTTTTTGCCTTGCGTCTGGCAGTAACCATAACAGGGCGGGCTTTCTTTAGCTCCTGCTGGAGTTCTTCCTTTGACACCTTTAGCTCCAGGGAATCCATGGAAGCATTGGCTTTGACAAAGGCAGAATCTACTGCTACTGTGGCACCAGATACCATGCCCGCACCCACACAGAGGGAAAGGATGTGGTTAAAGATCCTTTCGAAAACTTGCCGGGGCAGCAGCATTCTTGTTCTGCAAAGCGTAGAGTGGCAGGGAAGCTCTTCTCCCAGATTGTAGCCCAGAAAGTAAAGCAGGTCTAATCTTAAGCTGCACATCTCCAGCAGCTTTCTATCGGAATCAATATTCTCCAGATGCGCAATCAGACAGAGCTTGAAAAAAACTGTTGCATCTATGCTCTTCTGGCCGCAGCTGCCATAGTAGATCTTTGTTGACTCAAAGAGATAATCAAGCTCAAGCAACTGCTTTAGCCGGTAATAGAGGTTGTGCTTGGGGATGTGGTCAGATAAACAAAACTCAAGCACAACCCGATCACGATATATATGCCGCCCCTGCATTGCCTTAAAAGTTTGTCCTTTATCTCTACTACAACTATCTTGTAAGAGTTGTGCAACAGCCTCAACAGAATAAAGCAAGGGCTGTGGTAGCTCTTTGTCATTGAAACACAAAACCTCTAACTTATCGTCCATGTAGATGCAGCGGTGAACAGCCCCTGCTTTATTCAATGGACGTTGGTGTTAATAACATCATGATGGAACCGTTCGTAGAAAAGGTATATATTTAAAGAAAAAGGCTATGCAGACGATACGCTTACGGGTAAATGATAAAGTGTATAAGCACCTGATGTGGTTCCTCAATAAATTTAGTAAAGATGAGCTTGAGATCATCGAAGAAGATCAGCAGTTCTTATCTGCACAAAAAGAACTCCATAAAGATCTGGAGATGCTGGAAAAGGGGCAGGCGGAACTTATAGATCTGCAGCAGCTTGACGATGAGCTAGAGGCAACCATCCGCCGGTATGAAGATTAAAATCACCAAGGGCTTCAGAGATAAACTGAATGCTCAAGTGGAATACATAGCAAAAGACAAGCCTGCTGCTGCTCGAAAGTTCAAGAATGATATCATCAGCAGGATCAAAGGAATACCTGCAAAGCCATACATCTATAGAAAGTCCATTTTCTTCGATCGGGAAGACATCAGAGACTTAATCTTCAAAGGATATGTAGTGGTTTATAAGATTAACGAGGGGTCACAAACACTTGAGGTTTTTGGATTTACTAAGTGGCAGGAAGACCCTTTCAAAGAATAAAAAAGAATATACTAACACCAACAACAGTAGCTGTTGCACAACTCCCTCAAGATGAAACTGTATAGCATGAAAATTTATTTTTTTATTTCTTATTTATTTATCATCCCAATTTTAGGTATTGCACAATCGACAAATTTTGGGGAGCAATTTTCAAATGCCATTATAATTAGATATCAACCTACCATTGATGAACTAACACACAAAGGATGGGACCATTCTAATAGCATTATTTTACATGGAATGGAAAAAATTTATCTAAATACCCGAAATCCAGAATACCTTACTTACATACAAGCATTTGTTGATTCTTTTGTAGACGAAGATGGTAAAATAAGTGCTTTAAAAGCAGAACTGGATGGAATACATCCGGGAATGTTGTGCTTGTTCCTGTACGAAGAAACAGGTGATAAAAAATACAAAGTTGCCGCAACCAAAATGAGAAATTATTTATTAGGAACAGCGTCCTCGTCCATAATATTTAACAAAACGCCAGATGGTGGCTACTGGCATAAAAATAACGACCATTACAATGATGTAATGACAATTGATGGAGCTTATATGGCTAATCCGTTTCTGGTAAAATACGGAATAATGTTTAACGATAGTTTAAGTATTGAAACTGCCACTTTTCAAACCTTACTGGTAGCATCAAGAACATTCAACATTGACAGTCACCTGCCTTACCATGGTTGGGATTACAGAAAAAATAAATCATGGGCAAATACCATAACAGGAACCTCCACAGAAGTATGGAGTAGAAGCATAGGATGGTTTTCTATGGCTTTGGCGGACATGTTAGAATCTCTTCCTCCTACACATAAAGATTTTCAAAACCTTCTTTACTTATACCAGCGGTTGGCAATAGGTATTCGAAACACTCAAAATAATAATGATGGCCTTTGGTATCAACTAATTAATCATAAAGAATTACCAGGCAATTATCCCGAAACCAGTGGCTCGGGAATGATTATATATGCTTTGCAAAAGGGCATAACGAACGGATGGCTGGATGTGTCCTATCTAGAAGTAACAGAAAAAGGATGGAATGGCTTAAAAACTTTTATCTC of the Flammeovirgaceae bacterium 311 genome contains:
- a CDS encoding hypothetical protein (COG4225 Predicted unsaturated glucuronyl hydrolase involved in regulation of bacterial surface properties, and related proteins), which translates into the protein MKLYSMKIYFFISYLFIIPILGIAQSTNFGEQFSNAIIIRYQPTIDELTHKGWDHSNSIILHGMEKIYLNTRNPEYLTYIQAFVDSFVDEDGKISALKAELDGIHPGMLCLFLYEETGDKKYKVAATKMRNYLLGTASSSIIFNKTPDGGYWHKNNDHYNDVMTIDGAYMANPFLVKYGIMFNDSLSIETATFQTLLVASRTFNIDSHLPYHGWDYRKNKSWANTITGTSTEVWSRSIGWFSMALADMLESLPPTHKDFQNLLYLYQRLAIGIRNTQNNNDGLWYQLINHKELPGNYPETSGSGMIIYALQKGITNGWLDVSYLEVTEKGWNGLKTFISLYTDGKPLIKSFCPGMGIKDSAEDYLAVRPVDCPSTAAKQHPHGYCAILMAASVMEK
- a CDS encoding hypothetical protein (COG3668 Plasmid stabilization system protein); this translates as MKIKITKGFRDKLNAQVEYIAKDKPAAARKFKNDIISRIKGIPAKPYIYRKSIFFDREDIRDLIFKGYVVVYKINEGSQTLEVFGFTKWQEDPFKE
- a CDS encoding transposase, family 11 (COG3666 Transposase and inactivated derivatives) — protein: MQGRHIYRDRVVLEFCLSDHIPKHNLYYRLKQLLELDYLFESTKIYYGSCGQKSIDATVFFKLCLIAHLENIDSDRKLLEMCSLRLDLLYFLGYNLGEELPCHSTLCRTRMLLPRQVFERIFNHILSLCVGAGMVSGATVAVDSAFVKANASMDSLELKVSKEELQQELKKARPVMVTARRKAKKNKASKEQQTVTASKQELQQIESRQQHWHSRQLTTPGGSLKQARFTSNKTHYSPVDPDARIAVKPGKRRQLCYFNQLAVDTAHHVIVHAQADLSDQKDSQCLPRVVEETTQRLLSFDLGLKSVLADGAYCSGENYVLLEKLNIQAYIPVHGTYKGGPDGFIYDQEQDVWICPQGKKATFRKVKFSAQDSLQRQYFTTRSDCKGCPLKESCLGEKQKEKKIDITYYRAEYERAKERLSTRHAEWMKKKRQSTVEPVFGILINYMGLSKINTRGIMAADKKMLLAAAAYNLKKWLNFCSNKRKTAALVAPKATVAALFWLMLIGLWTGNKIRSG